The genomic DNA GGCAGCAGAACAGCCCCTCCACGTCGACCACCGGCTGCACCACGTCGGCCAGCGGCTTGCCCTCCACCAGCACGTCGTAGATCGACGGCACCTCCGCGTGGTGGTCGATGCCGAGCGCGGTGGAGGCATTGCCCTGCGGGTCCAGGTCGATCACCAGCACCCGCAACCCGTGCATGGCCAGCGAGGCGGCCATGTTGACGGTGGTGGTGGTCTTGCCCACCCCGCCCTTCTGGTTGGCGACCACCATCACCCGGGTCGAGGCGGGCCTGGGCAGCGCCTCACCCGTCCGTCCCGCGACCTGCACCGCCGCCTGGGCGGCGCGGGCGATGGGCGTGTCATCGACCTGAGCGACGATCTCCGAGTCCTGCATGGGGGTCAGTGTTTCACGTGAAACCGGAGGGTCAACAGTCGCCGTCCGGGCGCGGCCGAGGATTCCCGTGAGCAGAGAGGGACGTTTCACGTGAAACACGATGCCCGGAATGTCGCAAATCTGACGGACCGACACACCGGGAAAGGCTCAACGGCGGCGCCGTCCCCCACTCCGAGCAGCACCTTCGCCACCCTTGCCGCCCCGCCCGGCCCGGGCCGCCCTGGCCCGCCGAGTGGCGGCCTTCACACCGCCGGGGCTCTCCCCGGCCTCCACCCGTACCACCCGGGTCGAGGTCTCCAGCACGCCCTCGCCCACCGACAGCACCGAAGAATTCACCGCACCCAGCCGGGTCAGCGCCGCCCGCGACTCCGCCAGCTCCTGCTCCGCGGTGTCCCCCTTGAGCGCCAGCATCTGCCCATACGGACGCAGCAGCGGCATCCCCCAGCCCGCCAGCCGGTCCAGCGGAGCCACCGCCCGCGCGGTCACCACGTCCACCGCCAGCTTGCCGACCGTCTCCTCGGCCCGCCCGCGCAGCACCGTCACGTTGTCCAGGCCCAGCTCCCGGACCACCTCCTCCAGGAAGGTGGTCCGCCGCAGCAGCGGCTCCAGCAGAGTCACCGACACGTCCGGCCGGGCCAGCGCCACCGGGATGCCCGGCAGACCCGCACCCGAGCCCACGTCGCACAGCGAGACGTTCGGTGGCAGCAGCTCGGCGAGGACCGCACAGTTCAGCACGTGCCGGTCCCACAGCCGGGGCACCTCGCGCGGACCGATCAGCCCCCGCTGCACACCCGCCGTCGCCAGCAACTCGGTGTAGCGCACGGCCATCGGCAGGCGATCCCCGAAGATCTCCCCAGCCACCGCCGGAGCCTCGGCCAGGCCCTCCACCGGCCCACCCTCGGCCGGAACCCCGGCCGCCACGCCGTCCCTGTCCATCTCTGCCTCTCCGCTCACCGTCGTATCCACCCGCAGTACCAGCACTGTTTCACGTGAAACGTCCCACCGCGCAAAGGAGACGACCCCGCCCGCGCAAAGCGGACGGGGTCGGTCACCAGACCGCCACCGGCATCAGGCCGGAAGCACGACCACGCAACGCTGGGGCTCCTCGCCCTCCGACTCGCTCCGCAGCCCCGCCGCCGCCACGGCGTCGTGCACCACCTTGCGCTCGAACGGGGTCATCGGCCGCAGCTTGACCTGCTCGCCGCTCTTGCGGACCTGCTCGGCCGCCTCGGCGCCCAGCGAGGCCAGCTCGGCCCGCTTGCGCGCACGGAAGCCCGCCACGTCCAGCATGAGGCGGCTGCGCTCACCGGTCTCCCGGTGCACAGCCAACCGGGTCAGCTCCTGCAGAGCCTCCAGCACCTCGCCGTCGTGCCCCACCAGACGCTGCAGCGTCCGGTCGTTTCCTTCACTGACGATGGACACCAGGGCGCGGTCGCCCTCGACGTCCATGTCGATGTCACCGTCGAGGTCCGCGATGTCCAGCAGACCCTCCAGGTAGTCGGCGGCGATGTCACCCTCGCGCTCCAGACGCGCCAGGGTGCCCTCCGCGGAGGGCGCGTCGACGGCGGAGGTGGTGCCTTCCGTCACAGGGGGACTCCTTCAGGGATGGGCCCTCGGGTGGGGCCGGGTACAAGGACCTGGAGAGGCCCGGTCAGGACTTCTTCTTCGGCCGCTGGCCGCCGCGCTTGGGCTGCTGCCGCTGCCCCTGCCGGGCGGCCGGCTTCGCCGCACCGGACGGACCCGAGCCACCGCTCGCCTGCCCGGCCGGCTCGGCGGCGTCCTCGTGCTCCTCGGGCGCCGCGTCCTGCGGCTCGGCCTTGGTCAGCGAGGTCGGCTGGTGGCCACCGGTCGCCTGCCGCTGCGCCTTGCTCTGCTTGCGCGGCTGCTGCCGGCGGACGTGCACGCTCTCCTCGACCACGGCTTCCGCGGAGGCCGACGAGGAGGAACCGCGGGAGAACATCGCCGCCAGGCCGACCTTCTGGACCGAACCGTCGGGGTTGATCCGGCCCGCCTTGCGCAGCCGCTCCTGGCGCTCGGCGAAGGCCTTGCTGCCCGGCGTCGGGTTGTTGCGGATGACGATCAGCTGCTGGCCCATCGACCACACGTTGGTGGTCAGCCAGTAGACGAGCACACCGACCGGGAAGTTGATGCCCATCACGGCGAACATGATCGGGAAGACGTACATCAGCATCTTCTGCTGCTGCATGAACGGCGTCTTCACCGTCAGGTCGACATTCTTGGTCATCAGCTGGCGCTGGGTGATGAACTGCGACAGCGACATCAGGATGATCATGATCGCGACGACGACCTTGACCTGGAGGTCGTCCGACCCCAGGAAGGTCGCCGACAGCGGAGCACCGAAGATGTGCGCCTGCTTGGCGCTGTCCAGCAGCTGCTCGTTGATTACGCCGATCGGCTTGTCATTGGCGACCGAGGCCAGCACACCGTAGAGCGCGGTGAAGAACGGCGCCTGGACGAGAATCGGAAGGCAGCTGGAGAACGGGTTGGTACCCGCCTCCTTGTACAGCTTCATCATCTCTTCGGACTGGCGCTGCTTGTCGTTCTTGTAGCGCTCCTGGATGGCCTTCATCTTCGGCTGGATCGCCTGCATGGCCCGGGTCGCCTTGATCTGCTTCACGAAGAGCGGGATCAGGCAGATCCGGATGACGACCACCATCATCACGATGGACAGGCCCCAGGCCCAGCCGCCGTCCGGGTCGAAGACGTGGCTGAACAGCGAGTGGAACTGGACGATGATCCAGGACACCGCCGTGTAGAGGGGACTCAGAAAACCGAAGGTCACCGGTCAGACTCCTTGGACATCGGGCTTCGCCACCGGCTCCGGCCCGGCGGTCCCGCTCGTGGGGCTCAGCAGATTGCGCAGCCGGCGGTGCCACACCGGATGCCTGCGCGGCGGAACGTGGTCGACCCCACCGGGGGACCAGGGATTGCAGCGCAGAATGCGCCATGCGGTCAGGCCACTGCCCTTGATCGCGCCATGGACGCGCACCGCCTCGTACCCGTAGTGCGAGCACGAGGGGTAGTAGCGGCAGACCGGACCGAGCAGCGGACTGATGGTCCACTGGTAGAGCCTGATCAGCCCCATCAGCAGGTACTTCATCGCCCTGCTCCTGTCGGCGCACTGCCGGTCGGCTCCGCCCGGAGCAGACGCCTCAGCGCCGCGTCCAGGTCGTGTTCCAGATCGAGGTAGGGGGCGTCCGCCGCAGCCGGCAGCGCACGCACCACTATCAGGCTACCTGCGGGCAGCCCGGACAGACGCTCACGGACCAGATGCCGCAGTCGGCGCTTCACCAGGTTGCGCACGACCGCGGGGCCCACGGCCTTGCTCACGACGAAACCCGCACGCGCCGAAGGAATCCCCTCGGCGACGTGCGGGCGGGAGTCGCTGTTCGGAACGGTCGGCCCCGACGGCTCGCCACCTCTGTGGAGGTGGACCACCAGCAGGGGCCGACCGGCCCGGCGACCGCGTTTCACCGCGGTCGCGAAGTCCTGGCGCCGCCGCAGCCGATTCTCGGTGGGCAGCACTGCAGACCCTTGGCGAAGATCAGGCGGACAGCGCGGCGCGGCCCTTGCCACGGCGGGCCGACAGGATGGCGCGGCCGGCGCGGGTACGCATGCGCAGCCGGAAGCCGTGGGTCTTGGCGCGACGACGGTTGTTCGGCTGGAAGGTGCGCTTGCTCACTCGGGGGCTCCTGGGGTGAATCGTAGGATGACGGGAAGTCGCTTGGCCGTCACCGTGCGTCCGCGTGATCTCCCCTTCGAATGGGAAATCCGGCCCCAAAAGCCCAGATCTGCTGGGATTGAGGCAATCCACGGCGCCCGTGCTGCGCGCGTCATGGAAGCGGGCGGACCCGCGGACATGCGGCAGCGGCCATCGACAACTCGACCTGGTTACGGTACGCGGCGGCGGGGGCGAGGGTCAAACCAGCCGTCCCGCGGCCGGTCGCCCACAGCCTGTGGACAACAACTTGAATCAGCTCTGTCCGCTGACTACCGTTGCAGGACTTGTCTGGTTTGTTCTGTCCCTTGACACCCCCTCCCCGGGGAACGAGAAAGCGTGCTCCAGTGGCTGACGTCAACAGCGATCTCGTCCTCGTCTGGGCAAAGGTCGTCGAGCAACTGGTCAACGACGCCGGGGCGGCGGACAGCGACAAGATGTGGCTGCGACGAACCCAGCCCATGTGGATGATGCACGACACCGCGCTGCTCGCCACGCCCAACGAGCGGGCCAAGCAGGTCCTGGAGGGCCGGCTGCTCCCCCAGCTCACCGACGCGCTCTCCCGCGAGTTCGGCCGCCCGGTGCGGATCGCCGTGATGGTGGACGCCGGCGCCACGCCGCCCACCCCCGCCGCACCGGCCGCCCCCGAGCTGCCCGCCCCCGCCGAGGAGTGGTCCCCGCACCCCGGCTACGACCAGGGGCCCGCCTACCCCCGGCAGCAGCCCGGTTCCTGGCCCACCTCCGAGAGCTACCCCCAGCCGTCGGCCCAGGACTACCAGCAGCCCTACCAGGGCGGCTACCAGCAGCCCGAGCCCTACGGCTCCCCCGCGCCCGACTACCGCCAGGGCGGCTACCAGCAGTCCGGCGACTGGCAGCCCCAGGCCGCTCCCCCGGAGCGCCGCCCCGAACCCGCGCCGCGGCGCACCAGCCGGCCCACCGCCGACTCCGCCCAGGGCGATCTCTTCGGCGGCGCCCTCGGCTCCCCCGACGAGGACCGGCCGCGCTCCTCCTCGCCCGCCCGCCGCAGCCCCGCCCGGCCCCCCGCGCAGCACGGACCCGGCCTCGGGCCGACCGACCGCGCCCCGGCCCCCGGCGTGCCCGCGCCCCCCGGCGCTCCCCCGGCCGGCGGTCCGCGCAAGGACGAGCCGGCCGCCCGGCTGAACCCCAAGTACCTCTTCGACACCTTCGTCATCGGCGCCAGCAACCGCTTCGCGCACGCCGCCGCGGTCGCGGTCGCCGAGGCCCCGGCGAAGGCGTACAACCCGCTCTTCATCTACGGCGAGTCCGGCCTCGGCAAGACCCACCTGCTGCACGCCATCGGCCACTACTCGCGCAGCCTCTTCCCGGGCACCCGGGTGCGGTACGTGAGCTCCGAGGAGTTCACCAACGAGTTCATCAACTCCATCCGGGACGGCAAGGCGGACGCGTTCCGCAAGCGCTACCGGGACGTGGACATCCTGCTCGTCGACGACGTGCAGTTCCTGGCCAGCAAGGAGTCCACCCAGGAGGAGTTCTTCCACACCTTCAACACCCTGCACAACGCGAACAAGCAGATCGTGCTCTCCTCCGACCGGCCGCCCAAGCAGCTGATCACCCTGGAGGACCGGCTGCGCAACCGCTTCGAGTGGGGTCTGATCACGGACGTCACCCCGCCCGAGCTGGAGACCCGGATCGCGATCCTGCGGAAGAAGGCGATCCAGGAGCAGCTGAACGCGCCGGCCGACGTGCTGGAGTTCATCGCCTCCCGGATCACCCGCAACATCCGCGAGCTGGAGGGCGCGCTGATCCGGGTCACCGCCTTCGCCAACCTCAACCGGGCGCCGGTCGACCTGGAGCTGGCCGGGATCGTCCTCAAGGACCTGATCCCCGGCGGCGACGAGGACGCCGGCCCGGAGATCACCGCGCAGGTGATCATGCAGCAGACGGCCGCCTACTTCGGCCTGGGCGTGGAGGACCTGTGCGGCTCCTCACGCAGCCGGGTGCTGGTGACGGCCCGGCAGATCGCGATGTACCTGTGCCGCGAGCTGACCGACCTCTCGCTGCCGAAGATCGGCGCGCAGTTCGGCGGCCGCGACCACACCACGGTGATGCACGCGGACCGCAAGATCCGTTCCCTGATGGCCGAGCGCCGGTCCATCTACAACCAGGTCACCGAGCTCACCAACCGCATCAAGAGCTAATCTCCGCAGTGCAGTTGTCCGTGAAGGGGAGTCAGGCCGCCGGCCCGGCTCCCCTTCGGCGTTCCTCGGCCCGCCGCCGTCCCACCCCTCCCGCCCTCCCGCCTTCCCGGCCCTCCCGCCCCCCGGCCCGTCGGCGCGGCGGCGACCGGATGGCCGCCCGGCAGGTGTACCGGCGGCGGAAAGCGGGGAGGAATGCCGCCAGCCGACGTCCCGCCAGGCGAGCCGCAGCGCCGCACATCTGACCGGCAATTCGAACGGTCCGGGCCGCGGTCGGCGTCGTCCACAGCTACGGGTGCCCCTTCCCCGTCCACAGCCCGCAGAGCTCCGAGTTATCCCGAATTCCTCCACAGGCCGTCGAGCGCTACGCTCGTCTGTGCAGGTCAGACCCGTGTGGACTTGTGCACAAGCGTTATCCACAGGATGTGGAAATCTGCCGCCCCGTCAGCGGGCCATTCAGGTTGTCCACCGCTTGTCCCCAGGGAAAAGGCAGTTATCCCCAGGTTCTCCACAGCTCTGTCCACAGTTCGACAACATTGTGCGGGCGTTCACTCCCAGGTGTGAAAGGCGTCACGTGATGTTGCCCAGGGTGCCGTGGATAACCCACCCATGATCTGGGGACAAGCCTGGGGATAACCTGTGGATACTCACTGTGGGCTGTGGGTAACTCTCCGTTGTCCACAGCAGGCCCTGGTTGTCCACACTCCCGGTCCACAGGCGCTGTGGATGAAATCTGGGGCCTGACCTGCGCAAACGGGGTTATCCACGGTTTCCACAGGCCCTACTACTACTACTGAACCTAGAGAGCTCAGAACTTGATCAACAGCGGGGCGGGCCGAAATCTGTGGACAACGCGGACCCGACATCCGTTCGGTGACTTGCGCCCGTCTGCCCCGAGTGTCGGCGGAGTACGTCAGACTGTTCTCCAGCACCTGGAAGGACGGGTGCCGGATGACGATCGACAGCCAGGAGGCGGTTACCGGTGAAGTTCCGGGTGGAGCGTGATGTCCTCGCGGAGGCGGTGGCCTGGGCTGCTCGCAGCCTCCCGGCGCGGCCGCCGGTGCCGGTGCTGGCCGGCCTGCTGCTGACCGCGCAGGAGGGCACCCTGGCGCTCTCGGGGTTCGACTACGAGGTCTCGGCCCGGGTCGAGCTGGAGGCGGACGTCGAGGAGGCGGGCACGGTCCTGGTCTCCGGCCGTCTGCTCAACGACATCTCCCGCAACCTGCCGAACCGTCCGGTGGAGATCTCCACCGACGGCATGCGGGTCAGCGTGGTCTGCGGCAGCTCGCGGTTCACCCTGCCGACCCTCCCGGTCGACGAGTACCCGTCGCTGCCCCAGATGCCGACCGCGACCGGCACGGTCTCCGGCGACGTGTTCGCCGCCGCCGTCAGCCAGGCCGCCGTGGCCGCCGGGCGCGACGACACCCTGCCGGTGCTGACCGGTGTGCGGGTCGAGATCGACGGCGACAAGATCACCCTGGCCGCCACCGACCGGTACCGCTTCGCCGTCCGCGACCTGCTGTGGAAGCCGGAGCAGTCGGACATCAACGCGGTCGCCCTGGTGCCCGCCAAGACCCTGCAGGACATCGCCAAGTCCCTGGGCAGCGGCGACACGGTCTCCATCGCGCTGGCCACCGGCGGTGCCGGTGAGGGCCTGATCGGCTTCGAGGGCGCCGGCCGACGGACCACCACCCGTCTGCTGGAGGGCGAGTTCCCGAAGTTCCGGTCGATCTTCCCGACCGAGTTCTCGGCGGTCGCCGCGGTGCAGACCCAGCCCTTCCTGGAGGCGCTGAAGCGCGTCTCGCTGGTGGCCGAGCGCAACACCCCGGTGCGGCTCAACTTCGAGCAGGGCGTGCTGACCCTGGAGGCCGGTTCCGGTGACGACGCGCAGGCGTCCGAGCGGGTCGAGGCCGACCTCGAGGGCGACGACATCTCGATCGCCTTCAACCCGGGCTACCTGGAGGAGGGACTGAAGGCCATCGACTCCGCCTACGCCCAGCTGAGCTTCACCACCCCGACCAAGCCGGCCCTGCTGACCGGCAAGGCGGCGGTGGACGCGGAGTCCGACGAGGCCTACCAGTACCTGATCATGCCGGTGCGCCTCTCCGGCTGACCGCACGCGCTCGACCCGCGCCGCGCCCCAGGGCCGTCCACAGCCTGGGGACGGACTTGGGGATGTACGGGCCTCTCCCGCTCGGCGGGAGGGGCCCAGCGCGCTTCCCGGCGTAGGCTCAGGCTGTGCGGCAAGGGCGCCGCCTCCAGGCAGATCACCACAGCTAAGGACTTCTCATGGAGCTCGGCCTCATCGGTCTCGGCAAGATGGGCGGCAACATGCGCGAGCGCATCCGCCGCGCCGGCCACACCGTCATCGGCTACGACCGCAATCCGGACCTCGCCGACGTCGACTCCCTGGAGGCGCTCGTCGCCAAGCTGGAGGGCCCGCGGGTGGTCTGGGTGATGGTCCCGGCCGGCGGCCCGACCCAGGACACCGTGGACCGGCTCGCCGAGCTGCTCTCCCCCGGCGACGTGGTGGTGGACGGCGGAAACTCCCGTTGGACGGACGACATCTCGCACGCCGAGACGCTGGCCGCCAAGGGCATCGGCTTCGTCGACTGCGGCGTCTCCGGCGGTGTCTGGGGCCTGGAGAACGGCTACGCGCTGATGTACGGCGGCGACGCCGAGCACGTGGCGAAGGTCCAGCCGATCTTCGACGCGCTGAAGCCGGAGGGCGAGTTCGGCTCGGTGCACGCGGGCAAGGTCGGCGCCGGCCACTTCGCCAAGATGGTCCACAACGGCATCGAGTACGCGATGATGCAGGCCTTCGCCGAGGGCTGGGAGCTGCTGGAGGCGGCGCCCGAGGTCACCGACGTGCGCGAGGTCTTCCGCAGCTGGCAGGAGGGCACGGTCATCCGTTCCTGGCTGCTGGACCTGGCGGTCCGCGCGCTGGACGACGACGAGCACCTCGCCAAGCTCAAGGGCTGGGCCGCCGACTCGGGCGAGGGCCGCTGGACGGTCGAGGCCGCGATCGACCACGCGGTGCCGCTGCCGGCGATCACCGCCTCGCTGTTCGCGCGCTTCGCCTCCCGTCAGGACGACTCGCCGCAGATGAAGATGATCGCCGCGCTGCGCAACCAGTTCGGCGGCCACGCGGTCGAGTCCAAGTAGTCGGACCAGAAGGCGAGCGCAGTTCTCCACCATGCATGTCGCGCATCTGTCGCTCGCCGATTTCCGCTCCTACGCCCGGGTCGAGGTTCCGCTCGACCCGGGCGTCACCGCGTTCGTGGGGCCGAACGGCCAGGGCAAGACCAACCTGGTGGAGGCCGTCGGGTACGTGGCGACGCTGGGCAGCCACCGGGTGGCCAACGACGCCCCGCTGGTGCGGCTGGGCGCCGAGCGGGCGGTGATCCGCACCAACGTGGTGCAGGGCGGCCGGACCACCCTGGTGGAGCTGGAGATCACCCCGGGCAGGGCCAACCGGGCCCGGCTGAACCGCTCGGACAACGTGCGCCCGCGCGACGTGCTGGGCGTGCTGCGGACGGTCCTGTTCGCTCCCGAGGACCTGGCCCTGGTGAAGGGCGACCCGAGCGAGCGCCGGCGGTTCCTGGACGAACTGCTGACCGCCCGGGCCCCCCGGCTGGCGGGTGTGCGCTCGGACTACGAGCGGGTGCTGAAGCAGCGCAACGCGCTGCTGAAGACCGCGGCGACGGCCCGTCGGGCCGGCGGCGGCAAGGGCGCCGACCTGTCCACCCTGGAGGTGTGGGACGGCCACCTGGCCCGGGCCGGGGCGGAGCTGACCGCCTTCCGGCTGCAGCTGGTGGCGGCGCTGCAGCCGCTGGTGGCGCAGGCGTACCGGCAGCTGGCCCCGGAGGGCGGGGAGACCGCGCTGGAGTACCGGTCCTCGTTCGAGGGGGAGCTGCCGACCAGCCGGGAGCAGGCGGAGCTGCAGCTGCTGGAGGCGCTGCGGGAGGTCCGCGGCCAGGAGGTCGCCCGCGGGCTGACCCTGGTCGGTCCGCACCGGGACGAGCTGGTGCTGAAGCTGGGGCCGCTGCCGGCGAAGGGGTACGCCAGCCACGGGGAGTCCTGGTCGTTCGCGCTGGCGCTGCGGCTGGCCTCGTACGAGCTGCTGCGCTCGGACGGCGGGGAGCCGGTGCTGGTACTGGACGACGTGTTCGCGGAGCTGGACGCGCGGCGGCGGGACCGG from Kitasatospora terrestris includes the following:
- the rsmG gene encoding 16S rRNA (guanine(527)-N(7))-methyltransferase RsmG, which translates into the protein MDRDGVAAGVPAEGGPVEGLAEAPAVAGEIFGDRLPMAVRYTELLATAGVQRGLIGPREVPRLWDRHVLNCAVLAELLPPNVSLCDVGSGAGLPGIPVALARPDVSVTLLEPLLRRTTFLEEVVRELGLDNVTVLRGRAEETVGKLAVDVVTARAVAPLDRLAGWGMPLLRPYGQMLALKGDTAEQELAESRAALTRLGAVNSSVLSVGEGVLETSTRVVRVEAGESPGGVKAATRRARAARAGRGGKGGEGAARSGGRRRR
- a CDS encoding protein jag codes for the protein MTEGTTSAVDAPSAEGTLARLEREGDIAADYLEGLLDIADLDGDIDMDVEGDRALVSIVSEGNDRTLQRLVGHDGEVLEALQELTRLAVHRETGERSRLMLDVAGFRARKRAELASLGAEAAEQVRKSGEQVKLRPMTPFERKVVHDAVAAAGLRSESEGEEPQRCVVVLPA
- the yidC gene encoding membrane protein insertase YidC, whose product is MTFGFLSPLYTAVSWIIVQFHSLFSHVFDPDGGWAWGLSIVMMVVVIRICLIPLFVKQIKATRAMQAIQPKMKAIQERYKNDKQRQSEEMMKLYKEAGTNPFSSCLPILVQAPFFTALYGVLASVANDKPIGVINEQLLDSAKQAHIFGAPLSATFLGSDDLQVKVVVAIMIILMSLSQFITQRQLMTKNVDLTVKTPFMQQQKMLMYVFPIMFAVMGINFPVGVLVYWLTTNVWSMGQQLIVIRNNPTPGSKAFAERQERLRKAGRINPDGSVQKVGLAAMFSRGSSSSASAEAVVEESVHVRRQQPRKQSKAQRQATGGHQPTSLTKAEPQDAAPEEHEDAAEPAGQASGGSGPSGAAKPAARQGQRQQPKRGGQRPKKKS
- the yidD gene encoding membrane protein insertion efficiency factor YidD, whose amino-acid sequence is MKYLLMGLIRLYQWTISPLLGPVCRYYPSCSHYGYEAVRVHGAIKGSGLTAWRILRCNPWSPGGVDHVPPRRHPVWHRRLRNLLSPTSGTAGPEPVAKPDVQGV
- the rnpA gene encoding ribonuclease P protein component, translated to MLPTENRLRRRQDFATAVKRGRRAGRPLLVVHLHRGGEPSGPTVPNSDSRPHVAEGIPSARAGFVVSKAVGPAVVRNLVKRRLRHLVRERLSGLPAGSLIVVRALPAAADAPYLDLEHDLDAALRRLLRAEPTGSAPTGAGR
- the rpmH gene encoding 50S ribosomal protein L34; its protein translation is MSKRTFQPNNRRRAKTHGFRLRMRTRAGRAILSARRGKGRAALSA
- the dnaA gene encoding chromosomal replication initiator protein DnaA; this encodes MADVNSDLVLVWAKVVEQLVNDAGAADSDKMWLRRTQPMWMMHDTALLATPNERAKQVLEGRLLPQLTDALSREFGRPVRIAVMVDAGATPPTPAAPAAPELPAPAEEWSPHPGYDQGPAYPRQQPGSWPTSESYPQPSAQDYQQPYQGGYQQPEPYGSPAPDYRQGGYQQSGDWQPQAAPPERRPEPAPRRTSRPTADSAQGDLFGGALGSPDEDRPRSSSPARRSPARPPAQHGPGLGPTDRAPAPGVPAPPGAPPAGGPRKDEPAARLNPKYLFDTFVIGASNRFAHAAAVAVAEAPAKAYNPLFIYGESGLGKTHLLHAIGHYSRSLFPGTRVRYVSSEEFTNEFINSIRDGKADAFRKRYRDVDILLVDDVQFLASKESTQEEFFHTFNTLHNANKQIVLSSDRPPKQLITLEDRLRNRFEWGLITDVTPPELETRIAILRKKAIQEQLNAPADVLEFIASRITRNIRELEGALIRVTAFANLNRAPVDLELAGIVLKDLIPGGDEDAGPEITAQVIMQQTAAYFGLGVEDLCGSSRSRVLVTARQIAMYLCRELTDLSLPKIGAQFGGRDHTTVMHADRKIRSLMAERRSIYNQVTELTNRIKS
- the dnaN gene encoding DNA polymerase III subunit beta, with the translated sequence MKFRVERDVLAEAVAWAARSLPARPPVPVLAGLLLTAQEGTLALSGFDYEVSARVELEADVEEAGTVLVSGRLLNDISRNLPNRPVEISTDGMRVSVVCGSSRFTLPTLPVDEYPSLPQMPTATGTVSGDVFAAAVSQAAVAAGRDDTLPVLTGVRVEIDGDKITLAATDRYRFAVRDLLWKPEQSDINAVALVPAKTLQDIAKSLGSGDTVSIALATGGAGEGLIGFEGAGRRTTTRLLEGEFPKFRSIFPTEFSAVAAVQTQPFLEALKRVSLVAERNTPVRLNFEQGVLTLEAGSGDDAQASERVEADLEGDDISIAFNPGYLEEGLKAIDSAYAQLSFTTPTKPALLTGKAAVDAESDEAYQYLIMPVRLSG
- the gnd gene encoding phosphogluconate dehydrogenase (NAD(+)-dependent, decarboxylating), which translates into the protein MELGLIGLGKMGGNMRERIRRAGHTVIGYDRNPDLADVDSLEALVAKLEGPRVVWVMVPAGGPTQDTVDRLAELLSPGDVVVDGGNSRWTDDISHAETLAAKGIGFVDCGVSGGVWGLENGYALMYGGDAEHVAKVQPIFDALKPEGEFGSVHAGKVGAGHFAKMVHNGIEYAMMQAFAEGWELLEAAPEVTDVREVFRSWQEGTVIRSWLLDLAVRALDDDEHLAKLKGWAADSGEGRWTVEAAIDHAVPLPAITASLFARFASRQDDSPQMKMIAALRNQFGGHAVESK
- the recF gene encoding DNA replication/repair protein RecF (All proteins in this family for which functions are known are DNA-binding proteins that assist the filamentation of RecA onto DNA for the initiation of recombination or recombinational repair.), which produces MHVAHLSLADFRSYARVEVPLDPGVTAFVGPNGQGKTNLVEAVGYVATLGSHRVANDAPLVRLGAERAVIRTNVVQGGRTTLVELEITPGRANRARLNRSDNVRPRDVLGVLRTVLFAPEDLALVKGDPSERRRFLDELLTARAPRLAGVRSDYERVLKQRNALLKTAATARRAGGGKGADLSTLEVWDGHLARAGAELTAFRLQLVAALQPLVAQAYRQLAPEGGETALEYRSSFEGELPTSREQAELQLLEALREVRGQEVARGLTLVGPHRDELVLKLGPLPAKGYASHGESWSFALALRLASYELLRSDGGEPVLVLDDVFAELDARRRDRLAELVAGGEQVLVTAAVAEDVPKALAGARFGVSQGSVDRLDP